From a region of the Streptomyces sp. NBC_00193 genome:
- a CDS encoding TetR/AcrR family transcriptional regulator, giving the protein MKSPATTDPAALPVPGPEADLDLTAPAPGVAGAGAGGGGGACAAVGAAAGKVKAAVKAVGKRARTGTDAVPRPRADAVRNRERILAAARDVLVEFGPAAPLDEIARRAGVGNATLYRHFPDRPALIHHVVLFGLDRVTALAVDSLAEEPDAFAALCRFTHAAADERIGALCPVLSSDFDHDHPELVASREALEETIEALLAAGRTSGLVRADIGVGDLMIALSQLSRPLPGTGCFDANVFVHRHLQLFLDGLRAPARSELPGSATTLADLRRKTM; this is encoded by the coding sequence ATGAAGAGCCCCGCCACCACCGATCCGGCGGCCCTGCCCGTGCCGGGCCCGGAGGCCGACCTCGACCTCACGGCTCCGGCCCCGGGTGTCGCGGGTGCGGGTGCGGGTGGGGGTGGGGGCGCGTGCGCGGCCGTGGGAGCGGCTGCGGGCAAGGTGAAGGCGGCGGTCAAGGCGGTGGGCAAGCGTGCCCGTACCGGCACGGACGCGGTCCCGCGCCCGCGCGCCGACGCCGTCCGCAACCGGGAGCGCATCCTGGCCGCCGCCCGCGACGTGCTCGTGGAGTTCGGCCCCGCCGCCCCCCTCGACGAGATCGCCCGCCGGGCCGGCGTGGGCAACGCCACGCTCTACCGGCACTTCCCCGACCGCCCGGCCCTGATCCACCACGTCGTGCTCTTCGGCCTGGACCGGGTGACCGCTCTGGCCGTCGACTCGCTCGCCGAGGAGCCGGACGCCTTCGCCGCCCTGTGCCGGTTCACGCACGCGGCGGCGGACGAGCGGATCGGCGCCCTGTGCCCCGTGCTCTCCAGCGACTTCGACCACGACCACCCCGAACTGGTCGCCTCCCGCGAGGCCTTGGAAGAGACGATCGAGGCCCTGCTGGCCGCCGGCCGCACCTCGGGGCTGGTGCGCGCGGACATCGGCGTCGGCGACCTGATGATCGCGCTGTCCCAGCTCAGCCGCCCCCTCCCGGGCACCGGCTGCTTCGACGCGAACGTGTTCGTCCACCGTCATCTGCAGCTGTTCCTCGACGGGTTGAGGGCGCCGGCGCGCTCCGAACTGCCCGGCTCGGCGACCACGCTGGCGGACCTGAGGCGGAAAACCATGTGA
- a CDS encoding MFS transporter, translating to MSKTAANPQLTGADPSRWKALVFIALAQLMVVLDATIVNIALPSAQTDLGISDGNRQWVITAYALAFGGLLLFGGRIADKWGRKNAFIVGLIGFALASALGGAAQGEAMMLGARALQGAFGALLAPAALSLLAVMFTDAKERAKAFGIYGAIAGGGGAVGLILGGVLTEYLNWRWTFFVNIPFAIVAAVGAWMIIREPAGGRNRAPLDIPGVVLSTTGLVALVYGFTRAESAGWADGLTVGMFIASAVLLAAFVYVESRTAHPLLPLRVLLERNRGGVYLSLGLAVISMFGLFLFLTYYLQVVKGFSPVTTGFAFLPMIVGMITGSTQIGARLMTRVPPRLLMGPGFMVAASGMLLLTQLEVGSSYPALILPAQLLLGLGMGTAFMPAMSLATYGVNPADAGVASAMVNTSQQVGGAIGTALLNTIAASATTAYLTDHAAEAAAGGPAAKLIQAQAMVEGYSSAIWWAVGILVASSLIALTLITTGKPGAGDPVAEGEDADMKIPVIAH from the coding sequence ATGTCAAAAACAGCCGCGAACCCGCAGCTGACCGGCGCCGACCCCAGTCGCTGGAAGGCCCTGGTCTTCATCGCGCTGGCGCAGCTGATGGTCGTCCTCGACGCGACCATCGTGAACATCGCCCTCCCGTCCGCCCAGACCGACCTCGGCATCTCGGACGGCAACCGCCAGTGGGTCATCACCGCGTACGCGCTGGCCTTCGGCGGACTGCTCCTCTTCGGCGGCCGCATCGCCGACAAGTGGGGCCGCAAGAACGCCTTCATCGTCGGCCTCATCGGCTTCGCCCTGGCCTCCGCGCTGGGCGGCGCCGCACAGGGTGAGGCCATGATGCTGGGCGCCCGCGCGCTCCAGGGCGCCTTCGGCGCACTGCTCGCGCCCGCCGCGCTCTCGCTGCTGGCCGTCATGTTCACCGACGCCAAGGAGCGCGCCAAGGCCTTCGGCATCTACGGAGCGATCGCCGGTGGCGGTGGCGCCGTGGGCCTGATCCTCGGCGGCGTCCTCACCGAGTACCTGAACTGGCGCTGGACCTTCTTCGTCAACATCCCGTTCGCGATCGTCGCCGCCGTCGGCGCCTGGATGATCATCCGCGAGCCGGCCGGCGGCCGTAACCGCGCGCCGCTCGACATCCCCGGCGTGGTGCTGTCCACGACCGGTCTCGTCGCCCTCGTCTACGGATTCACCCGCGCCGAGTCGGCCGGCTGGGCCGACGGCCTCACCGTGGGCATGTTCATCGCCTCCGCCGTGCTGCTCGCCGCCTTCGTCTACGTCGAGTCCCGTACGGCCCACCCGCTGCTCCCGCTGCGCGTCCTGCTGGAGCGCAACCGCGGCGGCGTCTACCTCTCGCTGGGCCTCGCCGTCATCTCGATGTTCGGCCTGTTCCTCTTCCTCACCTACTACCTGCAGGTCGTCAAGGGCTTCTCGCCCGTCACGACCGGCTTCGCCTTCCTCCCGATGATCGTGGGCATGATCACCGGTTCCACGCAGATCGGCGCCCGCCTCATGACGCGGGTCCCGCCGCGCCTGCTGATGGGCCCCGGCTTCATGGTCGCCGCCAGCGGCATGCTGCTGCTGACGCAGCTGGAGGTCGGCTCCTCCTACCCGGCGCTGATCCTGCCGGCGCAGCTGCTGCTGGGCCTCGGCATGGGTACGGCGTTCATGCCCGCCATGTCCCTGGCCACGTACGGGGTGAACCCGGCCGACGCCGGTGTCGCCTCCGCGATGGTCAACACCTCGCAGCAGGTGGGCGGCGCGATCGGCACCGCCCTGCTGAACACGATCGCCGCCTCCGCGACGACCGCGTACCTGACCGACCACGCGGCCGAGGCCGCGGCGGGCGGCCCGGCGGCGAAGCTGATCCAGGCCCAGGCCATGGTGGAGGGCTACTCCTCCGCGATCTGGTGGGCGGTCGGCATCCTGGTCGCCAGCTCGCTCATCGCCCTGACCCTCATCACCACGGGCAAGCCGGGTGCGGGCGACCCGGTCGCCGAGGGCGAGGACGCCGACATGAAGATCCCGGTGATCGCCCACTGA
- a CDS encoding dioxygenase: MPTPEALTTHRTRMPALYLSHGAPPLADDPVWPGELAAWSADLPRPRAILMVSAHWEEAPLALGATEQVPLVYDFWGFPEHYYQVRYDAPGAPELAASVRKLLKAPGTPVQDIPDRGLDHGAYVPLVEMFPEADIPVLQISMPTLDPRRLMEIGRKLAPLRDEGVLIVGSGFFTHNLAALRHTGPGVPSWSAEFDAWGHEALAASDIDALLDFEAKSPAGRLAHPRTEHFAPLFVTLGAAEADLATASTPVSGFWMGLSKRSLQFG, translated from the coding sequence ATGCCGACGCCCGAAGCCCTGACCACCCACCGGACCCGGATGCCGGCGCTCTACCTGAGCCACGGAGCCCCGCCCCTCGCGGACGACCCGGTCTGGCCCGGCGAACTGGCCGCCTGGTCCGCGGACCTGCCCCGCCCCCGCGCGATCCTGATGGTCTCCGCCCACTGGGAAGAGGCCCCGCTCGCCCTCGGGGCCACCGAGCAGGTCCCGCTGGTCTACGACTTCTGGGGCTTCCCCGAGCACTACTACCAGGTCCGCTACGACGCCCCGGGCGCCCCCGAGCTGGCCGCGTCGGTCCGCAAACTCCTCAAGGCACCGGGCACCCCCGTCCAGGACATCCCCGACCGCGGCCTGGACCACGGCGCGTACGTCCCGCTGGTGGAGATGTTCCCGGAGGCCGACATACCGGTGCTCCAGATATCCATGCCGACCCTCGACCCGCGCCGCCTGATGGAGATCGGCCGCAAGCTGGCCCCCCTGCGCGACGAGGGCGTCCTCATCGTCGGCAGCGGCTTCTTCACCCACAACCTGGCCGCCCTGCGCCACACCGGCCCCGGCGTCCCGTCGTGGTCCGCCGAGTTCGACGCCTGGGGCCACGAGGCGCTGGCCGCCTCCGACATCGACGCCCTGCTCGACTTCGAAGCCAAGTCCCCGGCCGGCCGCCTGGCCCACCCCCGTACGGAACACTTCGCCCCGCTGTTCGTCACCCTGGGCGCCGCCGAGGCGGACCTCGCCACCGCCTCCACCCCGGTCTCGGGCTTCTGGATGGGCCTCTCGAAGCGGTCCCTGCAATTTGGCTGA
- a CDS encoding RNA polymerase sigma factor RpoD/SigA, with amino-acid sequence MATRAVARRQSTSSARAVGGEIADRDLVGMYLDEIARTPLLDAAKEVELSQIIEAGVYAQQILDGAIERKGKKPSQEELELLAAEGERAKEVFIRSNLRLVVAVARRYPRSGLPLLDLIQEGNAGLVRAVEKFDYAKGFKFSTYATWWIRQAITRSIADQSRTIRLPVHLVEELGRIRRVQREFNRENGRDPEHAEIAAELDTTEKRVGDVLDWARDPVSLNMGVDEDGDTQFGDLLEDTSAISPEQSVLSLLRSEELEDLLGKLDQRTASIIKMRYGIDDGRERTLTEVGKQHGLTRERIRQIEKHALLELKKMARDTGFDAVA; translated from the coding sequence ATGGCAACCCGCGCCGTCGCCCGTCGTCAGTCCACGAGCAGCGCTCGCGCTGTGGGCGGGGAGATCGCAGACCGCGACCTGGTCGGCATGTACCTGGACGAGATCGCACGCACGCCGCTGCTCGACGCGGCCAAGGAAGTCGAGCTCTCGCAGATCATCGAGGCGGGTGTGTACGCCCAGCAGATCCTCGACGGCGCGATAGAGCGCAAGGGCAAGAAGCCCTCCCAGGAGGAGCTCGAACTCCTGGCCGCCGAGGGCGAGCGCGCCAAGGAAGTCTTCATCCGCTCCAACCTCCGCCTGGTCGTCGCCGTGGCCCGCCGCTACCCGCGCAGCGGACTGCCGCTCCTCGACCTCATCCAGGAGGGCAACGCCGGCCTGGTCCGCGCCGTGGAGAAGTTCGACTACGCCAAGGGCTTCAAGTTCTCCACGTACGCCACGTGGTGGATCCGCCAGGCCATCACCCGTTCCATCGCCGACCAGTCCCGCACCATCCGCCTGCCCGTCCACCTGGTGGAGGAGCTCGGCCGGATCCGCCGGGTCCAGCGCGAGTTCAACCGCGAGAACGGCCGCGACCCGGAACACGCGGAGATCGCCGCCGAGCTGGACACCACGGAGAAGCGCGTCGGCGACGTCCTGGACTGGGCGCGCGACCCGGTCAGCCTGAACATGGGCGTGGACGAGGACGGCGACACGCAGTTCGGCGACCTGCTGGAAGACACCTCGGCCATCTCCCCCGAGCAGTCCGTCCTCTCCCTCCTCCGCAGCGAGGAGCTGGAGGACCTGCTGGGCAAGCTGGACCAGCGAACCGCGTCGATCATCAAGATGCGTTACGGCATCGACGACGGTCGAGAGCGTACGCTGACGGAAGTGGGCAAGCAGCACGGCCTGACCCGCGAGCGGATCCGCCAGATCGAGAAGCACGCGCTGCTCGAACTGAAGAAGATGGCCCGCGACACCGGCTTCGACGCGGTGGCCTGA